A single region of the Ziziphus jujuba cultivar Dongzao chromosome 10, ASM3175591v1 genome encodes:
- the LOC125420780 gene encoding protein SUPPRESSOR OF npr1-1, CONSTITUTIVE 1-like — protein MPNSQLEQLWDGVQDLGKLKEMDLSHSTRLTKIPDLSHASNLETVNLEYCISLLQLPPTLQHHSKLSSLNLRCCSKLEKLPELSRNMKELVLEGCTKIKEIPSSIGSLDKLESLNLHNCKALMNPPSGTSNLDSLKSLNLSACTSIDMFPSLPRFLNWLHMSGTRIKAVPSSMDELSGLVKFYLKGCKRLESLPTSIYNLKALTFLSLSGCSKLRYFPEISEPLESLRFLHFNGTGIKELPFSIGNLNGLKELNLDKCCNLEALPDSINKLNNIENFSLFGCTKLEKLPTLSTSLAVF, from the exons ATGCCTAACAGCCAACTTGAGCAACTTTGGGATGGCGTTCAG GATCTTGGGAAGTTAAAGGAGATGGATCTTAGTCACTCTACGCGCTTGACTAAAATCCCAGACCTTTCTCACGCTTCAAACCTTGAGACTGTAAATCTTGAATACTGTATAAGTTTGCTTCAACTTCCTCCAACTCTGCAACATCATAGCAAGCTTAGTTCTCTGAATCTGAGATGCTGCTCAAAACTTGAGAAACTTCCAGAGCTATCAAGGAATATGAAAGAGTTAGTTTTGGAAGGatgtacaaaaataaaagaaattcccTCATCAATTGGATCTCTGGACAAACTCGAGTCATTGAATCTTCACAACTGTAAAGCCCTTATGAATCCTCCCAGCGGCACTAGTAATCTGGATTCATTGAAATCTCTGAATCTCTCTGCCTGCACATCCATTGACATGTTTCCAAGTCTTCCAAGGTTTCTAAATTGGTTACATATGAGTGGAACAAGGATAAAGGCAGTGCCATCATCAATGGACGAACTGTCTGGCCTAGTTAAGTTTTATCTCAAAGGTTGCAAAAGGCTTGAGAGTCTCCCTACTAGCATTTATAATCTAAAAGCTCTCacatttctttctctctctggaTGTTCAAAATTGAGATATTTTCCGGAAATCTCAGAGCCTCTGGAAAGTTTACGCTTCCTCCATTTTAATGGAACAGGAATTAAAGAGCTACCCTTTTCCATTGGAAATCTAAATGGACTTAAAGAATTGAACCTTGACAAGTGCTGCAACCTTGAAGCTCTACCTGAcagtataaataaattaaacaatattGAAAACTTTTCCCTGTTTGGGTGCACAAAACTTGAAAAACTTCCCACTTTATCAACTTCTTTAGCTGTCTTTTAA